AGTCGAGGAGTCCTTCAAATGGGTATTCACAGATTCCTTGAATGCATGGGCGGTAAACAACCAATCTGCATACTTACAGGTTTGCGTAAAATCAGAATCTATACTCCTGTTTGTACCTTCAGTTGTAGTTCATAACAAAAACACACGAAGTTCAGATGTTTACACCCCCGCAACACGAAAAAATCAAAGATATTTAATTTGTCAAGTTCacctttgttttgtttttgtgaagTTTGCTTGCATTATACCTGATGTGTTTTTTCCTAATAATTGTTCAGATCAATGCCCAGCAATGGCAAAAGCAATACCTAAAATTTTCAAACGGACTCTACATAAGTTCTGTAGATGGCACATAATGAGCAAGCATAAGGACCCGCTGAAGAAGCTTTATAAACTATTCCCTGACTTGAAGGATAAGCTGACTGCAATTTTGAACCATCCCCTAATGCCATCTGAGTTTGAAGATGCGTGGAAGGCTTTGATTGAAGAGTACAATCTGCATGATATAAATGTCATGATTAACTTATGGGCTGAAAGGAAATTGTGGATATCACCATCGGAAGGAAGTTTTCTCAGGCACGCATGACTTCAACACAGAGAAGCGAGAGCATGAACTTTGTGCTGAAAAGGGGTTTTGTCACTGAACGAGACAACCTCCACATTTTTGCTAAGCAAGTTAACAACTGCATACAGGCAAGGCATGAAGCAGAGAATGCAGAGGCAAATGCATCAACGGTGAGTGATCGATTTCCTTTTTAATATTAATGAAAAAAAATATGCTTCAATAATTTGGAAACACATAGGATGAGAacataaaaaaaaggaaaaagactATGCAGATGTTATGGAAGTTCACAACTGTTTGGTCAGGGGTTCTTCTGTACACAAAAAAGTGTCATCTGTTTTCGAGAAAAAAAAGTATGCACATGTTATGGGAGTTCACATCTGTTTAGTTCTGGGGTTCATATATCTATATAAAAGTTATCTTATGTTTCATGTTCAAAAGCAAATGACTTTTCCACCGACAAAAATCAAAATTGCAGGGCACAAGGAAAACAGTCACCAGGTATGGCTTCGAGGCACAGGTGATGGATAAGTACACACGGGCAGTGTACTCAGTTTTCCGAGAGCGGCAATATCACAGCACAGCTTTCCGCATTAAGACTTCCCAGGATGATCCCAACATTTACCTTGTGCATCACTACAATCAGAGTAAAGAATTCGCTTGGTCAAGACATGAGTTCAGAGTGCTAGCAGATGAAGTTGAAAGCCGCTATGAATGCGAATGTAAACTGTGGGAACATACAGGTAAAAAAAAAGCctctttcagcaattgcttttggTTGTATTACACTACATATGCATATATAAAAAAGTAATTgttggcacaaaaaaataaaaaaattaaccGAGCTAATGTTAACTTTATGCACACACAGGGTTGTTCTGCCACCATGTCATAGCTGTCTTTGAGCACCTACGCCTGGATGAGATACCAAGCAAGTATATACTCCAGAGATACACCAAAGATGCAGTGACAAACCCTGATTACAACCGCAGAGACTACAGGACAACAACAGACGATGGGACTTCAATTGAATACAGACGAACAATCCTTTATAGTGAAGCAGTTAAAATTATAAACAAAGGATGCACTTCGGAAGCAAAATTCCAAATAGCATTATCTGCCTTCAGAGATGCCAATAGAAACCTGGACAATGAGGATGCAGAGCCGGAGAATAATGAGGATGCAGAGATGGAGAATAATGAGGATGCAGAGATGGAGAACAATGAGCAGTCATCGAACCAAGAAAACACAACACGAGAAACTGGCGAGCACAACGACATTCCTCAGACTGAGGACAATGATCCATATGCAGATATACAGCCTCCACTACTTGCAATAACAAAAGGAAGCAAGACTACAGATGCTGCAAGGAAGAATGGAAAATGCAAACCCCCTGCACCTGCCCGTTCGGAACCAGAACTAGACGAATACGGGAGACCGAAAGGTACAAGATTATGCGGAACATGCAATAAAATTAATGGCCACAATTCCAGAACCTGCAAGGCAAGGCAGCTGGCTAAAACACTCTTGGAAACACATAAGAAGGTGTATGGGCCTACAGCATCTTCAGCAAATATCAAGGTCCGCATAAGAAACTTGCTTGCTCGCCAGCACATTCCAGAGAATGATGAAGAGGAAAAACTGGACACAGATGAGGGTGAATGCTTCGAAGATGAAATGGATGATGAAGAATATGAGCAAGAAGATGAGGATGAAGATATCACTGAGCAAGAAGATACACAGAAAACACCAGATGTGGAGAGCAAACTGCAAAACTTAAATAAAACGGGAGGACAAAGGAAATGCAGCGTGTGCAACCTAAGGCTAGGACACTACGCATCAACATGCCCCAACAGGGAAAAGATACTACAACAACAGATTGTTGAACGACAAAGAAGTGATGGTGCGACAATGAAACCAAAAGGGGTGAAAGCTTGTGGTACATGCAATAAGATAAGGGGACACAACTCTAGAACTTGCGCAAGAAGGCAGCTTGAGGAACAGCTATTACACCTGCAGTCAACAGAAAATgatagcaacacaatggaagatagaAGCAaggagaagaacaaggagaaaacACAAACTACACCAGCAGCTATAAGAAGGAGTACCAGGAAGAGGTAGacacaaaaaaggaaaaaaaaaatagaaTAGTTCATACTGAAAACAAATATGTAGTTGGTTACATTGTGTAGAATAAATATACTGCTGAAGTTCACTATTTGTTCATGCTACTGCTGATCCAAATTGTAAAGAACAGGAATTTTCATAAATATCATTTATTTTAAACCTCTACACAGGATGTTGTGAGAATAAATATATCGTAATTCAACTGCTAGGCAGTTGTTCACGTAAAATGTTGATTTAAAAAAAAACAGTAGGAAGTTCACAGCCGATTATCCGCGAAGTTCACTATGTATGACGGTGTGAAAAAAAAGTTCGTATAAAAATTAAACAGGAACACACATGCAAGAAAAAAGGAGTTCAGATATCAACAGCTGCGAAGTTCTCACATACTATTCATACGTGAAAGGTACTGAATTGTTAAAAAAATGAACAGACAACATATAGGATTGCAAAAACAGTAAAATAGGGACATCTTCATTGTATTATAAAATGAATAAAAGGGAAGGGAAACACAAAGTGAAATAGAAAATTATGACTGCGAAGTTCAGATCTAACCAACTAAGGAGTTCTCTTAAACATAAAACCTAAAGAAAAATGTAGGTAAAGTAAACGATTACAATCTGatcatagaaaaaataaaaagaaaaatgtCCCTACAAAACTAAAATCTTCACCAATCCCTGCCACGCTTCTTCTCGGGATGTTTGAATAAGGAGAAGAAGCCCCTCTCAAACAAATCCAGCCTTCGATAAACCTCGTACGTTGCATATGCATCCCGTGCAGCATATTCCAAATGCTTAGGCGGTAGAGGCGGCGGATTAGCCCACATCCTGTGCTCTGCCCTTCCAAAaccatccttcatctcaaaatagattggatctataatagctccagcaACATCCTTCAGGCCTTGAAGTTTCTTCTTTTTGTCCGGATCTCTCCATATTTCCTGGATATCCTTCAGATTATGAACATAGAGATTTGAACGTGAGAGAACTTTGCAGTCTTCTGTGGTGCAAAAACCAGCAAAAATGTACCTAAAGCCATGCAGAAAC
This Lolium perenne isolate Kyuss_39 chromosome 1, Kyuss_2.0, whole genome shotgun sequence DNA region includes the following protein-coding sequences:
- the LOC139833451 gene encoding uncharacterized protein; this encodes MKVLYTNSAASVEEWITNAEGSLDSSARKIVGLDVEYDKLSGTYFNPKKAAVIQLCVGTDVLVYHICHADERSESLVEFLHGFRYIFAGFCTTEDCKVLSRSNLYVHNLKDIQEIWRDPDKKKKLQGLKDVAGAIIDPIYFEMKDGFGRAEHRMWANPPPLPPKHLEYAARDAYATYEVYRRLDLFERGFFSLFKHPEKKRGRDW